The following proteins are encoded in a genomic region of Cronobacter universalis NCTC 9529:
- a CDS encoding copper-binding protein, with translation MITTAGSAYTKNRQLKATLLLVIACCVMLICLTQRASILHQMQVKAAALSLSAPDSGPEATTPSLSPCELSAHSLLAAQPLHFDTILLWPGLLVILLAVLIAVNVRALPDAIPRPPQRRIHLKNCVFRE, from the coding sequence ATGATAACGACCGCAGGCTCCGCTTACACAAAAAACCGGCAACTGAAAGCAACCCTGCTTTTGGTCATTGCCTGTTGCGTGATGCTGATTTGCCTGACCCAGCGCGCCAGCATTCTGCACCAGATGCAGGTCAAAGCGGCCGCGCTCAGTCTCAGCGCGCCAGACAGCGGCCCGGAGGCGACCACGCCGTCGCTCTCCCCCTGTGAACTCAGCGCGCACTCGCTGCTTGCCGCGCAGCCGCTCCACTTCGACACTATCCTTCTCTGGCCCGGCCTGCTGGTTATCCTGCTTGCCGTGCTGATCGCGGTGAACGTCCGCGCCCTGCCGGATGCGATCCCCCGCCCTCCACAACGGCGAATACACCTTAAAAACTGCGTGTTCCGTGAATGA
- a CDS encoding FecCD family ABC transporter permease — translation MADVSLTVTRRLPALLLLALSVVVLALVIALSVGIGELSIPLQTTFAAVTNKLGLTAVPLNRIHETVIWDFRLSRALVAACSGAGLAICGAVLQSLLKNALAEPYVLGVSAGASTGAVSVVVLGIGSGAVSLSAGAFTGAFAAFAFVALLTNGARGGNERTILAGVAASQLFNAITAYTISTAASAQQARDVMFWLLGSFSGVRWPEFQLVLAVVVLGLAVCLWHAKALDAFTFGDDAAASLGIPVGYVRLILFAVTALMTAAIVSMAGSIGFVGLVVPHVMRYFFGPLHRRLLIACAMMGAILMVLADIASRTLIAPQSLPVGVVTALVGVPFFAVILYRSRRFS, via the coding sequence ATGGCGGACGTCTCTTTAACCGTCACCCGGCGTCTGCCGGCGCTCCTCCTGCTGGCGCTCTCTGTGGTCGTGCTGGCGCTGGTGATCGCGCTGAGCGTGGGCATCGGCGAACTCTCCATTCCGCTGCAAACCACCTTTGCGGCGGTGACCAATAAGCTCGGACTGACGGCCGTGCCGCTTAACCGCATCCATGAGACGGTTATCTGGGATTTTCGTCTCAGCCGGGCGCTGGTGGCCGCGTGTAGCGGCGCGGGCCTCGCCATTTGCGGCGCGGTGCTGCAAAGCCTGCTGAAAAACGCGCTGGCGGAACCCTACGTGCTCGGCGTTTCCGCCGGCGCGTCGACCGGCGCGGTGTCGGTCGTGGTGCTCGGCATCGGCAGCGGGGCGGTATCGCTCTCCGCGGGCGCGTTTACCGGCGCGTTCGCCGCGTTCGCGTTCGTGGCGCTCCTGACCAACGGCGCGCGAGGCGGCAATGAGCGCACCATCCTGGCGGGCGTCGCCGCCTCCCAGCTTTTCAACGCGATTACCGCCTATACCATCAGTACCGCCGCCAGCGCCCAGCAGGCGCGCGACGTGATGTTCTGGCTGCTCGGCAGCTTCAGCGGCGTGCGCTGGCCGGAATTTCAGCTGGTGCTGGCGGTTGTCGTCCTTGGGCTGGCGGTCTGCCTGTGGCACGCCAAAGCGCTGGACGCCTTTACCTTTGGCGATGACGCCGCGGCGTCGCTCGGCATTCCGGTCGGTTACGTGCGCCTGATCCTCTTCGCGGTGACGGCGCTGATGACGGCGGCCATCGTCAGCATGGCGGGCTCGATTGGTTTTGTCGGGCTGGTGGTGCCGCACGTGATGCGCTATTTCTTCGGGCCGCTGCATCGCCGGTTGCTTATCGCCTGCGCGATGATGGGCGCTATCCTGATGGTGCTGGCGGATATCGCCTCGCGTACGCTGATAGCGCCGCAGAGCCTGCCGGTGGGCGTGGTCACCGCGCTGGTCGGCGTACCGTTCTTTGCGGTGATCCTGTATCGCTCAAGGAGATTCTCATGA
- a CDS encoding glycoside hydrolase family 1 protein, which yields MKTFPDGFLWGGAVAANQVEGAYLTDGKGLSTSDVQPEGILGPVVERAAGDSGIKDVAIDFYHRYPEDIALFAEMGFSCLRVSIGWTRIFPNGDEHEPNEAGLAFYDKLFDELAAHNITPLVTLSHYEMPWGLVTQYGGWGNRETIGFFERYARTVFTRYRNKVKLWLTFNEINMSLHAPMTGVGLPEESTQAQIYQAIHHQLVASALAVKACHEIIPDAKIGNMLLGGLMYPLTCKPDDVFAALQENRTWQFFGDIQCRGAYPGYMLRYFRDNGISLDITDEDRAALRSTVDFISFSYYMTGCVTTDEALNQQARGNILNMVPNPHLQSSEWGWQIDPVGLRTLLNVLWDRYQKPLFIVENGLGAKDRVEADGAINDDYRINYLNDHLVQVREAIEDGVDVMGYTSWGPIDLVSASKAELSKRYGFIYVDRHDDGSGTLARSRKKSFYWYKDVIASNGGSLR from the coding sequence ATGAAAACATTTCCGGACGGCTTTCTGTGGGGCGGCGCGGTTGCCGCAAACCAGGTGGAAGGCGCTTATCTTACGGATGGCAAAGGGCTTTCCACCTCTGACGTGCAGCCTGAAGGCATTTTAGGCCCGGTGGTTGAGCGTGCGGCAGGCGACAGCGGTATTAAAGACGTGGCGATCGATTTTTATCACCGCTACCCGGAGGATATCGCGCTGTTTGCCGAAATGGGGTTCAGCTGCCTGCGCGTTTCCATCGGCTGGACGCGTATCTTCCCGAATGGCGACGAGCATGAGCCCAACGAGGCGGGACTGGCGTTCTACGACAAGCTCTTTGACGAACTGGCGGCGCATAACATTACGCCTCTGGTGACGTTGTCACATTATGAGATGCCCTGGGGGCTGGTGACGCAGTATGGCGGCTGGGGGAACCGCGAGACGATCGGCTTTTTCGAACGTTACGCGCGCACCGTGTTCACCCGTTACCGGAATAAGGTCAAACTGTGGCTGACCTTTAACGAAATTAATATGTCGTTGCACGCGCCGATGACCGGCGTCGGCCTGCCGGAAGAGAGTACGCAGGCGCAGATTTATCAGGCTATCCACCATCAGCTGGTAGCGAGCGCGCTGGCGGTGAAGGCGTGCCACGAGATTATCCCGGATGCGAAAATCGGCAATATGCTGCTTGGCGGCCTGATGTATCCGCTTACCTGCAAGCCGGACGATGTCTTCGCGGCATTGCAGGAGAACCGCACCTGGCAGTTCTTCGGCGATATCCAGTGTCGCGGCGCCTACCCCGGCTACATGCTGCGTTATTTCCGCGATAACGGTATCTCCCTCGACATCACTGATGAAGATCGCGCGGCCCTGCGCTCGACGGTCGATTTCATCTCCTTCAGTTACTATATGACCGGCTGCGTGACGACTGACGAGGCGCTGAATCAGCAGGCGCGCGGCAACATCCTGAATATGGTGCCGAACCCGCATCTGCAAAGCTCCGAGTGGGGCTGGCAAATCGATCCTGTCGGGCTGCGCACGCTGCTGAACGTGCTCTGGGATCGCTATCAGAAGCCGCTGTTTATCGTCGAGAACGGCCTTGGCGCGAAAGACCGCGTGGAGGCGGATGGCGCCATTAACGACGACTACCGCATCAATTATCTGAACGATCATCTGGTGCAGGTGCGCGAGGCGATTGAGGACGGCGTGGACGTCATGGGCTACACCAGCTGGGGGCCGATTGATCTGGTAAGCGCCTCGAAAGCCGAGCTGTCGAAACGTTACGGATTTATCTACGTGGACCGCCACGACGACGGCAGCGGCACCCTCGCCCGCAGCCGTAAG
- the bglF gene encoding PTS beta-glucoside transporter subunit IIABC — MDYQALAQDILARVGGRENISSVIHCATRLRFRLKDNGRADAQGLKAHPGVIMVVESGGQFQVVIGNHVHDVWLAVCREAGITEDAPRGSLLARLIDIVSGIFTPFIGVLAASGILKGLLAIAVVCGWLNTTSATYKIWFAASDALFFFFPLVLGYTAGKKFGGNPFITMTIGGALTHPTMIAAFQASQQAGAITETFLGVPVIWFNYSASVIPIIFAAWVSCWLEKQGNRLLPSAVKNFFTPLLCLGATVPLTFLIIGPVATWLSQILANGYQFIYAFAPWLAGAAAGALWQVCVIFGLHWGLVPLMVNNLAVLGQDSLLPMLLPAIMGQVGAALAIFLRSRDARQKTLAGSAVTAGIFGITEPAVYGVNLPLRRPFIFGCVAGAVGGAIVGFSHSHVYSFGFASIFTLAQMIPPGGVDATLWGGVFGTLTALALACGLTLVAGLPGRTEEAACASETAPQNAALAPLSGTVLALADVPDPTFASGLLGAGVAIIPSDNEVRAPFAGSVASLFETRHAIGLQGDNGMELLIHVGINTVKLEGKLFTAHVRVGDRVQPGDVLITFDRQAILDAGYDLTTPIIISNSDSYRAVTTVAATAVSAGMPLLAAEPA, encoded by the coding sequence ATGGACTATCAGGCATTAGCACAGGATATTCTCGCCCGCGTGGGCGGCAGAGAGAATATCAGCAGCGTTATCCATTGCGCCACGCGTCTGCGCTTCAGGCTTAAAGATAACGGCAGGGCCGATGCGCAGGGTCTGAAAGCGCATCCGGGCGTCATCATGGTGGTGGAGAGCGGCGGCCAGTTCCAGGTGGTGATCGGCAATCATGTGCATGACGTCTGGCTGGCGGTCTGCCGCGAGGCGGGCATTACCGAAGACGCGCCACGCGGCAGCCTGCTGGCGCGCCTTATCGATATTGTTTCCGGTATCTTTACGCCGTTTATCGGCGTGCTGGCGGCCTCGGGTATTCTGAAAGGATTGCTGGCGATCGCGGTTGTCTGCGGCTGGCTCAACACCACCAGCGCCACCTATAAAATCTGGTTCGCCGCGAGCGACGCGCTGTTCTTTTTCTTTCCGCTGGTGCTGGGCTACACCGCCGGGAAAAAGTTCGGCGGCAATCCGTTTATCACCATGACCATCGGCGGCGCGCTGACGCACCCGACAATGATCGCCGCCTTCCAGGCGAGCCAGCAGGCGGGCGCGATAACGGAGACGTTTCTCGGCGTGCCGGTTATCTGGTTCAACTACAGCGCCTCGGTTATCCCGATTATTTTCGCCGCCTGGGTAAGCTGCTGGCTGGAGAAACAGGGCAACCGGCTGCTGCCCTCCGCCGTTAAAAATTTCTTCACTCCCCTGCTCTGCCTGGGGGCCACTGTGCCGCTCACCTTTCTGATTATCGGCCCGGTCGCCACCTGGCTCAGCCAGATACTCGCGAACGGCTATCAGTTTATCTACGCCTTCGCGCCGTGGCTGGCGGGCGCGGCGGCGGGCGCGTTATGGCAGGTGTGCGTGATTTTCGGGCTGCACTGGGGGCTGGTGCCGCTGATGGTCAATAACCTGGCGGTGCTCGGGCAGGATTCGCTGTTGCCGATGCTGCTGCCGGCGATTATGGGCCAGGTGGGCGCGGCGCTCGCCATCTTTTTACGCAGCCGCGACGCGCGCCAGAAAACGCTGGCCGGTTCGGCCGTCACCGCCGGAATTTTCGGCATTACCGAGCCTGCGGTGTATGGCGTTAACCTGCCGCTGCGCCGGCCGTTTATTTTCGGCTGCGTGGCGGGCGCGGTCGGCGGCGCGATTGTCGGCTTCAGCCACAGTCACGTTTACTCGTTCGGGTTCGCCAGTATCTTTACGCTGGCGCAGATGATCCCGCCGGGCGGCGTGGATGCGACGCTCTGGGGAGGCGTATTCGGCACGCTGACGGCGCTGGCGCTCGCCTGCGGGTTAACGCTGGTCGCCGGGCTGCCGGGGCGTACAGAAGAGGCCGCCTGCGCTTCGGAAACCGCGCCGCAGAATGCCGCGCTGGCGCCGCTCAGCGGTACGGTGCTGGCGCTCGCCGACGTGCCGGACCCGACGTTCGCCAGCGGCCTGCTGGGCGCGGGCGTTGCCATTATCCCTTCTGATAATGAGGTGCGCGCGCCGTTCGCGGGCAGCGTGGCGTCGCTGTTCGAGACGCGCCACGCCATTGGTTTACAGGGCGATAACGGCATGGAGCTGCTGATCCATGTCGGCATCAACACCGTCAAGCTGGAAGGCAAACTGTTTACCGCCCATGTGCGCGTGGGCGATCGCGTGCAGCCCGGCGACGTGCTGATTACTTTCGATCGTCAGGCCATTCTCGATGCAGGCTATGATTTAACCACCCCGATTATTATCAGCAACAGCGACAGCTACCGCGCGGTCACCACGGTGGCGGCCACGGCCGTCAGTGCAGGCATGCCGCTGCTGGCCGCTGAACCGGCTTAA
- the eitA gene encoding siderophore ABC transporter substrate-binding protein EitA — protein MNALVKNALALGLLCAASAPVLATQYPLTLDNCGMKVTFTQAPERVVALGQNTAEIMLLLGLEDKMAASAFWPTKVLPQLAKQNEKVKLLTVEIPTLESILAQNPDFVAAQLPLLLGPDSKVAKREDFAAVGVNSYLSPGVCATTKDTRDIYGSRKQLWDMTLLYKEIDDLAKIFNVEARGEALTKDFKAREAALKAKFGKNHKNLSYLFWFSSASPSADAYVGGKNSASGYIAHLLGGHNAITSESEWPTLSWESIIAANPDVIVVSSLDRNRWALDNADAKIQFLKTDPAVSQLDAVKKGHIVVMDGQAMNPTIRTLYGAEQVAAQLEKLGLN, from the coding sequence ATGAATGCTTTAGTAAAGAACGCGCTGGCGCTCGGCCTGCTTTGCGCCGCTTCGGCGCCCGTCCTGGCCACGCAATACCCGCTGACCCTTGATAACTGCGGGATGAAAGTCACCTTCACCCAGGCGCCGGAGCGCGTGGTGGCGCTCGGGCAGAACACCGCCGAAATCATGCTGCTGCTGGGTCTGGAAGACAAAATGGCCGCCAGCGCCTTCTGGCCCACGAAAGTCCTGCCGCAGCTCGCAAAACAGAATGAGAAAGTTAAACTGCTGACGGTGGAGATCCCGACGCTGGAGTCGATCCTCGCGCAGAACCCGGATTTTGTCGCCGCACAGCTCCCGCTGCTGCTGGGCCCGGACAGCAAAGTGGCGAAGCGTGAAGATTTCGCGGCGGTGGGCGTGAACAGTTATCTGTCGCCCGGCGTCTGCGCCACCACCAAAGATACCCGCGATATCTACGGCAGCCGTAAACAGCTGTGGGATATGACGCTGCTGTATAAAGAGATAGACGATCTGGCGAAGATTTTTAACGTCGAGGCGCGCGGCGAAGCATTGACCAAAGATTTCAAAGCCCGCGAAGCGGCCCTGAAAGCGAAATTCGGCAAAAATCACAAGAACCTCTCGTATCTCTTCTGGTTCTCCAGCGCATCGCCGTCGGCGGACGCCTACGTCGGCGGCAAAAACAGCGCCTCAGGCTACATCGCGCACCTGCTGGGCGGTCATAACGCGATTACCTCTGAAAGCGAGTGGCCGACGCTGAGCTGGGAGAGCATCATCGCCGCCAACCCGGATGTGATTGTTGTTTCCAGCCTCGACCGCAACCGCTGGGCGCTGGATAACGCCGACGCGAAAATCCAGTTCCTGAAAACCGATCCGGCGGTCAGCCAGCTCGACGCGGTGAAAAAGGGGCATATCGTGGTGATGGACGGACAGGCGATGAACCCGACCATCCGCACGCTCTATGGCGCGGAGCAGGTGGCGGCACAGCTTGAGAAGCTCGGACTGAACTGA
- the licT gene encoding BglG family transcription antiterminator LicT, with the protein MKIAKILNNNAVFVLDAQGREQVVMGRGLAFQKRTGDELDATRIEKVFALQSDELVRRLGELLGQIPLEVMTTCDRIIALATERLGRLQDSLYVTLTDHCHYAIERQKKGLAIKNVLLWEIKRLYPKEYALGQEARAIIARRLNVELPEDEAGFIALHLVTAQLNSEMPEVMHVTRVMQEILQLVKYQLQLEYDEESLSYQRFVTHLKFFAQRMLTRTVVADDDLSLHSAVKDNYPQAWRCAEKISGYLSKSYQRELTAEEMMFLAIHIERVRKEGR; encoded by the coding sequence ATGAAGATCGCCAAAATTCTTAATAACAATGCCGTGTTTGTGCTGGATGCGCAGGGGCGCGAGCAGGTCGTGATGGGCCGCGGCCTGGCTTTTCAGAAGCGTACAGGCGATGAGCTCGACGCCACGCGCATTGAAAAGGTGTTCGCGCTGCAAAGTGATGAACTGGTGCGCCGCCTCGGCGAACTGCTGGGCCAGATCCCGCTTGAGGTCATGACCACCTGCGATCGCATCATCGCGCTGGCCACGGAGCGGCTCGGCCGGTTGCAGGACAGTCTCTATGTGACGCTGACCGACCACTGCCACTACGCCATCGAACGCCAGAAAAAGGGCCTGGCGATCAAAAACGTGCTGCTGTGGGAGATAAAACGGCTCTACCCGAAAGAGTATGCGCTGGGTCAGGAGGCGCGGGCCATAATAGCCCGGCGGCTCAATGTGGAACTGCCCGAGGATGAAGCGGGGTTTATCGCGCTGCACCTGGTGACGGCGCAGCTCAACAGCGAAATGCCCGAGGTGATGCACGTCACCCGCGTGATGCAGGAGATCCTGCAACTGGTGAAGTATCAGCTTCAGCTGGAATACGATGAAGAGTCGCTGAGTTATCAGCGTTTTGTCACCCATCTGAAGTTTTTCGCGCAGCGAATGCTCACCCGCACCGTGGTGGCGGATGACGATCTCTCGCTGCATTCGGCGGTGAAAGATAACTATCCGCAGGCCTGGCGCTGCGCGGAGAAGATTTCCGGTTATCTCAGTAAAAGCTACCAGCGCGAGCTGACGGCGGAAGAGATGATGTTTCTGGCGATTCATATCGAGCGGGTAAGAAAAGAAGGGCGTTAA
- a CDS encoding DUF2534 family protein, which translates to MLEKLRTRDGKKFLTALVIVFITVLTVVSRVTFEGVEEQYNMPMEHWSASMFIIQGAWVLIYSVPFSFIISLPFAFYFLGPKDDRG; encoded by the coding sequence ATGCTTGAAAAACTGCGTACCCGTGACGGGAAAAAATTTCTGACGGCGCTGGTGATCGTCTTCATCACCGTACTGACGGTCGTCTCCCGCGTCACGTTTGAAGGTGTTGAAGAGCAGTACAACATGCCGATGGAGCACTGGAGCGCGTCGATGTTTATCATACAGGGCGCGTGGGTGCTGATTTACAGCGTGCCGTTCTCGTTTATCATCTCGCTTCCCTTCGCGTTCTACTTTCTGGGGCCAAAGGACGATCGCGGCTGA
- a CDS encoding SMI1/KNR4 family protein — MPVSCGKMITEADIQRLEKTYRISLPEDYKTFLLLNNGFVVKSPDYCNLAYRGVDEGAIAFNALFGMQTKNDYYDVIYNNDELLSELDFIDSKLIIGDDPGGNYFLLLNGEHQKGLFYWDRTHLHAEDTLQQFEIPEQDECGNLYRLSDTFTAFFEMISEQTLAQGMKVNRDL, encoded by the coding sequence ATGCCAGTCTCCTGTGGGAAAATGATTACAGAAGCCGACATCCAGCGCCTGGAAAAGACATACCGCATCAGCTTGCCAGAAGATTATAAAACGTTCCTTCTGTTAAATAATGGCTTTGTGGTTAAAAGCCCGGATTACTGTAATTTAGCGTATCGCGGTGTCGATGAGGGCGCGATTGCTTTTAATGCCCTGTTTGGGATGCAAACGAAAAACGATTATTATGATGTCATTTATAATAACGATGAGCTATTAAGCGAACTGGATTTTATCGACAGCAAATTAATCATCGGCGACGATCCGGGCGGCAACTATTTTTTGCTGCTGAATGGGGAACACCAGAAAGGCCTGTTTTACTGGGACAGAACGCATCTGCATGCGGAAGATACCCTTCAACAGTTTGAAATACCCGAGCAAGATGAGTGCGGAAACCTTTACAGGCTAAGCGACACATTTACAGCATTTTTTGAAATGATTTCCGAACAAACGCTTGCTCAGGGCATGAAGGTCAATCGCGATTTGTAA
- a CDS encoding MDR family MFS transporter codes for MSTHAPHAARHTSPYLLSASQLVFNIGFYAVVPFLAIYLRDDMLLSGGLIGAIIGLRTFSQQGMFLLGGALSDRYGARAIILCGCVVRITGYLLLALGDSLWTVVPGACLTGVGGALFSPSIESLMAQAGTRSEAEGKRSRAEWFALFAVCGELGAVLGPVLGSLMAGFGFKTMALAGAGVFIVALAALFMLLPRTPHRDGPLHIAPWWQTFQQPRFVAFILAYSAYLFSYNQLYLALPVELRRAGSSDAALGPLFILASLLIITLQLPLARVSRRFGAARMLPLGFALLAASFVSVALFAPSPPFAGWLRLLPAACMVTLLTLGQMIIVPVGMDLVPRFAAGRNLGAHYGALASMGGVAVLAGNFILGDALDNALTPGPQAAVPWLLLAVFPLCSALAMAVLCRFYAPKG; via the coding sequence ATGTCCACTCATGCACCCCATGCCGCGAGGCACACCTCTCCTTATCTGCTCTCCGCCAGCCAGCTGGTGTTTAACATCGGTTTTTATGCGGTAGTGCCGTTTCTGGCGATTTATCTGCGCGACGATATGCTGCTCTCCGGCGGGCTTATCGGCGCCATTATCGGGCTGCGCACGTTTTCGCAACAGGGCATGTTTCTGCTGGGCGGCGCGCTTTCCGACCGCTACGGCGCGCGCGCCATTATTCTGTGCGGCTGCGTGGTGCGCATTACGGGCTATCTGCTGCTGGCGCTGGGCGACTCCCTGTGGACGGTGGTGCCCGGCGCGTGTCTGACGGGCGTCGGCGGCGCGCTGTTTTCGCCGTCGATTGAATCGCTGATGGCGCAGGCCGGTACGCGCAGCGAGGCGGAAGGCAAACGCAGCCGCGCCGAGTGGTTCGCGCTCTTTGCGGTATGCGGCGAGCTGGGCGCGGTGCTCGGCCCGGTGCTTGGCTCGCTGATGGCCGGTTTTGGTTTTAAAACGATGGCGCTCGCGGGCGCGGGCGTGTTTATCGTCGCGCTGGCGGCGCTGTTTATGCTGCTGCCCCGCACGCCGCATCGCGACGGGCCGCTGCACATCGCGCCCTGGTGGCAAACCTTTCAGCAGCCGCGCTTCGTGGCGTTTATCCTCGCTTACAGCGCCTATCTTTTCAGCTACAACCAGCTGTACCTGGCGCTGCCGGTGGAGCTGCGCCGCGCCGGCAGCAGCGATGCCGCGCTCGGGCCGCTCTTTATTCTCGCGTCGCTGCTGATCATTACGCTGCAACTGCCGCTCGCGCGCGTTTCGCGCCGTTTCGGGGCCGCGCGCATGTTACCGCTGGGTTTCGCGCTGCTGGCGGCCTCGTTTGTCAGCGTGGCGCTGTTTGCCCCGTCCCCGCCCTTCGCCGGCTGGCTGCGGCTGCTGCCCGCGGCGTGTATGGTGACGCTCCTGACGCTGGGGCAGATGATTATTGTCCCGGTGGGCATGGATCTGGTTCCCCGCTTTGCCGCAGGCCGTAATCTGGGCGCGCACTACGGCGCGCTGGCCTCGATGGGCGGCGTGGCGGTGCTGGCCGGGAATTTCATACTGGGCGACGCGCTGGATAACGCGCTGACGCCGGGCCCGCAGGCAGCGGTGCCGTGGCTCCTGCTGGCGGTGTTCCCGCTGTGCAGCGCGCTGGCGATGGCCGTGTTGTGTCGCTTTTACGCGCCAAAGGGGTAA
- the eitC gene encoding siderophore ABC transporter ATP-binding protein EitC — translation MSIRAENISWSAGKKRIVNNVSLSVPTGQTLGLLGPNGSGKSSLLRILAGLRRPDAGRVLLDEGDIARLSRKKLAQRVAFVEQHAMTDANIRVRDVVKLGRIPHHSPLSSWTHQDDEIVRQALERVDMFDRRDDGWQHLSGGERQRVHIARALAQSPGEILLDEPTNHLDIHHQMHLMRLISELPVTSIVALHDLNHAAMFCDALIVMQGGQVVASGTPDEVLTEAMLRQVFKVDARIEVSPHHGKKHIHFV, via the coding sequence ATGAGCATCCGCGCGGAAAACATCAGCTGGTCGGCAGGCAAAAAACGCATCGTGAATAACGTGTCGCTGAGCGTGCCGACCGGGCAGACGCTCGGCCTGCTCGGCCCCAACGGCTCCGGGAAATCGTCGCTGCTGCGCATTCTCGCCGGGCTTCGCCGCCCGGATGCGGGCAGAGTGCTGCTGGATGAGGGCGATATCGCGCGGTTGTCCAGGAAAAAGCTGGCGCAGCGCGTGGCGTTCGTTGAACAGCACGCGATGACCGACGCCAACATTCGCGTGCGCGACGTGGTGAAGCTTGGGCGGATCCCGCACCATTCGCCGCTCTCGTCCTGGACTCACCAGGATGACGAAATAGTGCGCCAGGCGCTGGAGCGCGTGGACATGTTCGACCGTCGCGACGACGGATGGCAGCATCTTTCCGGCGGCGAGCGGCAGCGCGTACATATCGCCCGCGCGCTGGCGCAGTCGCCCGGCGAGATTCTGCTGGATGAGCCGACCAACCATCTCGATATTCATCACCAGATGCACCTGATGCGCCTCATCAGCGAGCTGCCGGTGACGAGCATTGTGGCGCTGCACGATCTCAACCACGCCGCGATGTTCTGCGATGCGCTGATTGTGATGCAGGGCGGCCAGGTGGTGGCGAGCGGCACGCCGGATGAGGTGCTGACGGAGGCGATGCTGCGCCAGGTCTTCAAGGTGGATGCGCGTATTGAGGTTTCACCCCATCACGGCAAGAAGCACATCCACTTTGTGTAA
- a CDS encoding thioredoxin family protein: MKMLFRSLWLLVLSVSAAWAADSGWLPPAQPSHAHIQLRSGAPADGKVRLLLAITLDKGWKTYWRTPGDGGFRPVIDWSTPAQTTWHWPQPALFADKPDNVSLSVPQLETDGDTLTAHFTALNDRGEPADAHRIQAVSLVLSSGATSQQMTVKPDGAPLFWQAVAVALLGGHKRVLVDITADWCRNCKVNEVMVLRRPDVVKALQQSDVVLLQGNWSKPSSEIETFLRRHGAGGIPFNAVFGTTTPDGEALSSLLNKTELLGALDNAGAALSQTMNKDRQ, translated from the coding sequence ATGAAAATGCTTTTCAGGAGCCTGTGGCTTCTGGTGCTTAGCGTGTCTGCGGCCTGGGCTGCGGACAGCGGCTGGCTGCCACCGGCGCAGCCTTCACATGCCCATATTCAGCTACGCAGCGGCGCGCCCGCCGACGGCAAAGTGCGTCTGCTGCTGGCTATCACGCTCGATAAAGGCTGGAAAACCTACTGGCGCACGCCCGGGGACGGCGGGTTCCGGCCCGTTATCGACTGGTCAACACCAGCGCAGACCACCTGGCACTGGCCGCAACCGGCGCTGTTTGCCGATAAACCTGACAACGTGTCGCTTTCGGTTCCGCAACTGGAAACGGACGGCGACACGCTCACGGCGCATTTCACGGCCCTCAACGATCGTGGCGAGCCTGCGGACGCCCACCGTATTCAGGCGGTTTCGCTGGTCCTCAGTAGTGGGGCCACCAGCCAGCAGATGACGGTAAAACCTGACGGCGCGCCGCTGTTCTGGCAGGCCGTCGCGGTGGCGCTGCTCGGCGGGCATAAACGGGTGCTGGTGGATATCACCGCGGACTGGTGCCGGAACTGTAAGGTCAATGAAGTCATGGTACTGCGCCGCCCGGATGTTGTAAAAGCGCTGCAACAGAGTGACGTTGTGCTGCTACAGGGCAACTGGAGCAAGCCATCTTCGGAAATTGAAACATTTTTGCGCCGCCACGGCGCAGGCGGCATTCCGTTTAACGCCGTTTTCGGCACCACGACACCTGATGGCGAGGCGCTCTCTTCGCTGCTGAATAAAACGGAACTGCTGGGCGCGCTGGATAACGCCGGCGCAGCCCTCTCTCAGACGATGAATAAGGACAGACAATGA
- a CDS encoding YmjA family protein: protein MSNDIPIKFYDIADEYATETELPVSDAERDRLAHYFQLLITRLMNNEEISEEAQHEMAREAGIPEAHIDEIANFLNQWGNE from the coding sequence ATGAGTAATGATATTCCTATCAAGTTTTATGACATCGCTGACGAGTACGCGACGGAAACAGAGCTGCCGGTAAGCGATGCGGAGCGCGATCGCCTGGCGCACTACTTTCAGCTGTTAATCACCCGACTGATGAACAACGAAGAGATCAGCGAAGAAGCGCAGCATGAGATGGCCCGCGAAGCGGGGATCCCTGAAGCGCATATCGATGAGATTGCGAACTTCCTGAATCAGTGGGGCAACGAGTAA